The Halomonas denitrificans genome window below encodes:
- a CDS encoding DUF3466 family protein, which translates to MSIHTLSRGLLAAAVLGACALPCAVSAQDSYDYAGIDVPGTDGSQTFGINNSGISAGTAFIFGGPGGSVPFTYDTKKGTVTLVDPVAGFDDTSVLAISNRGSLVGNVFTAGVSSGLLLDKRGNATVFDHPDSVGNTSARAINSRGLIVGIYDRFEPLFGQPFPAGYLYDPRSDEFTALVPDGFFTIAQGINARGEIVGSSFFFSENDPCNPGAPPGGFVSYAWLRDTDGDVQFFTVNGSPTSRARGITDSGTVAGFFLNTDTGTIEGFVTDIGPGQCQDIVIGPDERLVFPGGTATFAQSISNKGVVVGQYNDADGDPQSFVATPN; encoded by the coding sequence ATGAGCATCCACACTCTTTCACGCGGTCTCCTGGCCGCGGCCGTTCTCGGCGCATGCGCCCTGCCCTGTGCCGTCAGCGCCCAGGACAGCTACGACTACGCCGGCATCGACGTGCCCGGCACCGACGGTTCGCAGACCTTCGGGATCAACAACAGCGGAATCTCAGCCGGTACCGCGTTCATCTTCGGCGGCCCGGGCGGCAGCGTTCCGTTCACCTACGACACGAAGAAGGGCACCGTGACGCTGGTCGACCCGGTCGCCGGCTTCGACGACACCAGCGTCCTGGCCATCTCCAACCGCGGCAGCCTGGTGGGGAACGTATTCACGGCCGGTGTCTCGAGCGGGTTGTTGCTGGACAAGCGAGGCAATGCCACGGTGTTCGATCATCCGGATTCGGTCGGCAACACCTCGGCGCGGGCGATCAACAGCCGCGGGCTGATCGTCGGCATCTACGATCGCTTCGAGCCGCTCTTCGGCCAGCCGTTTCCCGCGGGCTACCTCTACGACCCGCGCAGCGACGAGTTCACGGCGCTCGTTCCCGACGGCTTCTTCACGATTGCCCAGGGGATCAACGCCCGCGGCGAGATCGTCGGCAGCTCGTTCTTCTTCTCGGAAAACGATCCCTGCAACCCGGGCGCCCCGCCCGGCGGCTTCGTCAGTTACGCGTGGCTGCGCGACACGGACGGCGACGTGCAGTTCTTCACCGTCAACGGCAGCCCGACGTCGCGTGCCCGGGGCATCACCGATAGCGGCACCGTCGCCGGCTTCTTCCTGAACACGGACACGGGCACGATCGAGGGCTTCGTGACCGACATCGGCCCGGGCCAGTGCCAGGACATCGTCATCGGCCCCGACGAGCGGCTCGTGTTCCCCGGCGGAACGGCCACGTTCGCGCAGTCGATCTCGAACAAGGGTGTGGTGGTCGGCCAGTACAACGACGCGGACGGCGATCCGCAGAGTTTCGTTGCCACGCCGAACTGA
- the putP gene encoding sodium/proline symporter PutP → MAIGIWISLIGYFALMIAIGVYAMRKSTSSSEEYMLGGRNLSPKVAALSAGASDMSGWLLLGLPGALFVAGLGAGWIGIGLLVGALFNWILVAPRLREQTVHYGNAITIPSFLANRFPTKALSLRTVSAIVIVIFFTVYTASGLVAGGKLFESAFAGIFNMGGMSDYSMGIVITLGIVLVYTVVGGFLAVSMTDFVQGCIMMLALVIMPAVVLFGEGGGGFAQASQTLNEVDPTFLSWTEGLTLVGWLSAVTWGLGYFGQPHIIVRFMAIRTLEEVPTARNIGMGWMTISLIGALSLGVFGRAYAVRNGMTVDDPETIFILLSDLLFHPLVTGFLYAALLAAVMSTISSQLLVSSSSLTEDFYRLFLRKEASEKECVSVGRVSVVLVGLVAAVIASDPDSQVLSLVSNAWAGFGAAFGPLILLSLMWPRTNGAGALAGMITGAATVMTWIALGWNSSFLGGPGVYEIIPGFILAWIAIMVVSSVTSDAGEHRPITN, encoded by the coding sequence GTGGCTATCGGTATCTGGATCAGTCTCATCGGGTATTTCGCGCTGATGATCGCGATCGGCGTCTACGCGATGCGGAAGTCGACCTCGTCGTCCGAGGAATACATGCTGGGCGGGCGGAACCTCAGCCCGAAGGTCGCGGCCCTGTCGGCCGGGGCCTCGGACATGAGCGGCTGGCTGCTGCTGGGCCTGCCCGGCGCGCTGTTCGTCGCCGGCCTGGGCGCGGGCTGGATCGGTATCGGGCTGCTGGTCGGGGCGCTGTTCAACTGGATCCTGGTCGCGCCGCGCCTTCGCGAACAGACCGTCCACTACGGCAATGCGATCACCATCCCGTCGTTCCTGGCCAACCGCTTCCCGACGAAAGCCCTGTCCCTGCGCACCGTGTCGGCGATCGTCATCGTCATCTTCTTCACGGTCTACACCGCGTCGGGCCTGGTGGCCGGCGGCAAGCTGTTCGAAAGCGCGTTCGCCGGAATCTTCAACATGGGCGGCATGAGCGACTACTCGATGGGCATCGTCATCACGCTCGGCATCGTCCTGGTCTACACGGTGGTCGGCGGCTTCCTGGCCGTCAGCATGACCGACTTCGTCCAGGGCTGCATCATGATGCTGGCGCTGGTCATCATGCCGGCGGTGGTGCTGTTCGGCGAAGGCGGCGGCGGCTTCGCCCAGGCCTCGCAGACGCTGAACGAAGTGGACCCGACCTTCCTCTCGTGGACCGAGGGGCTGACCCTGGTCGGCTGGCTGTCCGCCGTGACCTGGGGGCTGGGCTACTTCGGCCAACCGCACATCATCGTGCGCTTCATGGCGATCCGCACGCTGGAGGAAGTCCCCACCGCGCGCAATATCGGCATGGGCTGGATGACGATCTCGCTGATCGGCGCCCTGTCGCTGGGCGTGTTCGGCCGCGCCTACGCGGTACGGAACGGCATGACCGTCGACGACCCGGAAACCATCTTCATCCTGCTGTCCGACCTGCTGTTCCACCCGCTGGTCACCGGCTTCCTCTACGCCGCCCTGCTGGCGGCCGTGATGAGCACGATCTCCAGCCAGCTGCTGGTCTCGTCCTCGTCGCTGACCGAGGACTTCTATCGCCTGTTCCTGCGCAAGGAAGCCAGCGAGAAGGAGTGCGTGAGCGTCGGCCGGGTCAGCGTCGTGCTCGTGGGCCTTGTCGCCGCGGTGATCGCGTCCGACCCCGACTCGCAGGTGCTTTCGCTGGTCAGCAACGCCTGGGCCGGCTTCGGTGCCGCCTTCGGTCCGTTGATCCTCCTGTCGCTGATGTGGCCGCGCACGAACGGCGCGGGCGCACTCGCCGGCATGATCACCGGTGCCGCCACCGTCATGACCTGGATCGCCCTGGGCTGGAACAGTTCCTTCCTGGGCGGCCCCGGCGTCTACGAGATCATCCCCGGCTTCATCCTGGCCTGGATCGCGATCATGGTCGTGAGCTCGGTGACCTCGGACGCGGGGGAGCATCGGCCGATCACGAACTGA
- a CDS encoding M14 family metallocarboxypeptidase has protein sequence MESNMMYPIGQPGRAWSNEERAQWLSRQSVKRSYEQEVLGKVHALEGRFDVCSYGELIYGPDRYPLRALKSRQWSQDRPTVLVTGGVHGYETSGVHGALLFALEEAAEFEGRVNLLIAPCVSPWGYERIHRWNADAVDPNRSFVADSPAQEAAALMRFIARFSEQILVHIDLHETTDTDESEFRPALAARDGKRFEPGSIPDGFYTVGNSEQPELAFQSAIIEAVSRVTHIAPADENGEIIGSEVVSPGVILLPYRKLGLCAGMTDARFATTTEVYPDSERATPEQCNRAQVAAVRGGIEYALTAG, from the coding sequence ATGGAAAGCAACATGATGTATCCGATCGGACAACCGGGCCGAGCCTGGAGCAATGAAGAACGCGCTCAGTGGCTATCGCGCCAATCGGTCAAGCGAAGCTACGAGCAGGAGGTGCTCGGCAAAGTCCACGCTCTGGAGGGCCGTTTTGATGTGTGTTCCTACGGCGAGCTGATTTATGGTCCGGATCGCTACCCATTACGTGCACTCAAGAGTCGGCAATGGTCGCAGGATCGACCGACGGTCCTGGTGACCGGGGGCGTCCACGGCTACGAGACGTCCGGGGTGCATGGTGCACTGCTCTTCGCGCTCGAGGAGGCCGCCGAGTTCGAGGGTCGAGTCAACCTGCTGATCGCACCGTGCGTCAGCCCATGGGGTTATGAGCGTATCCATCGTTGGAACGCCGATGCCGTCGATCCCAATCGGTCATTTGTGGCGGACAGCCCCGCACAGGAGGCGGCAGCGCTGATGCGGTTCATCGCCCGATTCAGCGAGCAGATCCTGGTGCATATCGATCTCCACGAAACCACGGATACGGACGAGTCGGAGTTCCGGCCAGCACTCGCCGCGCGTGACGGCAAGCGCTTCGAGCCCGGCAGCATCCCGGACGGGTTCTACACGGTCGGCAACAGCGAACAGCCCGAGCTTGCTTTCCAGAGCGCAATCATCGAAGCCGTTTCCAGGGTCACGCACATCGCGCCAGCAGACGAGAATGGAGAGATCATCGGTTCCGAGGTGGTTTCACCCGGCGTGATCCTCCTCCCGTACAGGAAGCTGGGGCTGTGCGCGGGCATGACGGATGCGCGATTCGCGACGACGACCGAGGTCTATCCGGACAGCGAACGGGCAACGCCCGAGCAGTGCAACCGCGCACAGGTGGCCGCGGTCCGTGGTGGTATCGAATACGCGCTGACAGCGGGCTGA
- a CDS encoding GIY-YIG nuclease family protein, translated as MDDGLPETTWWIYVLDCDGRLYTGVTTDPERRLQEHRDGRSRAARFTRGSASIELRYAVAVGGRSLALRAEYRLKRLSRSEKLMLCAQSPSTAELLERLALRADRRQDPGGI; from the coding sequence ATGGACGATGGATTGCCCGAGACCACGTGGTGGATCTACGTGCTGGACTGCGATGGACGGCTCTATACTGGCGTCACCACCGACCCCGAACGGCGCTTGCAGGAGCATCGCGACGGACGCTCCCGGGCTGCGCGATTCACCCGCGGATCGGCGTCCATCGAGCTGCGCTACGCCGTCGCCGTGGGCGGACGGTCACTGGCGCTGCGGGCCGAGTACCGGCTCAAGCGGCTGTCGCGTTCCGAGAAACTGATGCTGTGCGCACAATCCCCTTCCACCGCCGAGCTGCTCGAGCGACTTGCCTTGCGCGCTGATCGTCGACAGGACCCGGGAGGAATCTGA
- a CDS encoding DUF2339 domain-containing protein — MESVVALFLLGCLALVVGGILGLVAFARTNTLRRELQDLKARVAYLARERSDRRDEGAERDAPEPRTEPTPDTRRDTPPAPPPARPAEPAPASPATMASDTKQPTTQSPKIEQPGEAASDPRPTPPAPPAPPASTLVLDPWPFFKALQRNWMAWLGGLSIALAGIFLARYAIEQGLLSPGLRIALGIGAGVALHAGAAWLQTKSGSYPSLAAMAGGGSITLFATLLAALHYYHMFSPTLVFVVLALVALATMWLAVSHGPLLAIIGMLGAYAVPILVSTGSGNMFAALIYALIITASVLLLARVVRIGWLWWGAVAGALGWWLLSLDSSQVDGMRGLYLAALAYLLLAICPYNWRLLKTHPGGVWLPRRFKRSAKDGTEIQSDESQSNKNEADDETCPPIWERGMPAVLLAIALAQLGSVLHSGWLQYWPAFLALPALLLFVALRQPRLLAVVWTLLLGTWVCIVSLYTTMPNLDLGRINEPVNTYGALFLSLASLALLHLLAALWAVRHGRQRAWWASVLAMTPVLSCLCAYLAASEATRPLYWTLLFAGVAAVQMAVAVIATNRATKRSSDRDGARWIGIWHFIAGHSGYALAVAVAFEAATLTLALAAQVLSLAWLIRRFEVPAIGWLLKLVVAVVVVRLTVNPWLADYPDLWHWPLWTYGGATLLCWAASRQLIDHSRLREWTEIAALHLFVLTIWAEARYLLHDGRILFAEYSFAEATLNIGLAGALSLVYHQRARISDRLARWYRGYSLALLAIALLNYLGILRSLLDSDRWAVDAIGAEPVFNLLTLALGLPIVLGVLFARFYESAKKPAALFIGIAGFVFVSFQVRHLWQGTVSLQTSTPAGELYTYSVVWLLMAVGAMLLAGMRQWPSLYRGGLVLLAVVILKIFLIDLSDLDGLLRVASFMGLGLALVGISFLHQRIKPGAGAANL; from the coding sequence ATGGAATCCGTGGTCGCGCTGTTCCTGCTGGGCTGCCTGGCGCTGGTCGTCGGCGGCATTCTTGGGCTGGTGGCCTTCGCCAGGACCAACACGCTTCGGCGAGAGCTGCAGGATCTGAAGGCGCGCGTCGCGTACCTGGCGCGAGAGCGATCCGACCGACGAGACGAAGGTGCCGAACGGGACGCGCCGGAACCGCGCACCGAGCCGACGCCCGACACTCGCCGGGACACACCCCCCGCACCGCCACCGGCCCGGCCGGCCGAACCTGCTCCTGCCAGCCCGGCCACCATGGCGTCGGATACCAAGCAGCCGACCACGCAGTCTCCCAAGATCGAGCAGCCCGGCGAAGCCGCTTCGGACCCCCGCCCGACACCCCCAGCGCCGCCCGCCCCACCCGCCTCGACGCTCGTCCTCGACCCCTGGCCGTTCTTCAAGGCGCTGCAGCGCAACTGGATGGCCTGGCTGGGCGGGCTCTCGATCGCGCTGGCCGGCATCTTCCTGGCTCGCTACGCCATCGAGCAGGGCCTGCTCAGCCCGGGCTTGCGGATTGCGCTGGGGATCGGAGCCGGCGTGGCGCTGCATGCCGGTGCCGCGTGGCTGCAGACGAAGAGCGGCAGCTACCCGTCGCTGGCGGCCATGGCCGGCGGCGGCAGCATCACCCTGTTCGCCACCCTGCTGGCCGCCTTGCACTACTACCATATGTTCAGCCCGACGCTGGTGTTCGTGGTGCTGGCGCTGGTCGCCCTGGCCACCATGTGGCTGGCCGTGTCGCACGGCCCCCTGCTGGCCATCATCGGCATGCTCGGCGCCTACGCCGTGCCGATCCTCGTCTCGACCGGCAGCGGCAATATGTTCGCCGCGTTGATCTACGCCCTGATCATCACCGCGTCGGTGCTGCTGCTCGCGCGCGTGGTGCGCATCGGCTGGCTGTGGTGGGGCGCGGTCGCCGGCGCGCTGGGCTGGTGGCTGCTTTCGCTGGACAGCAGCCAGGTCGACGGCATGCGCGGGCTCTACCTGGCCGCGCTGGCCTACCTGCTGCTGGCGATCTGCCCGTACAACTGGCGCCTGCTGAAGACGCATCCGGGTGGCGTCTGGCTGCCGAGGCGCTTCAAGCGTTCCGCGAAGGACGGAACGGAAATCCAGTCAGACGAATCGCAGTCCAACAAGAATGAGGCCGACGACGAGACCTGTCCACCGATCTGGGAGCGCGGGATGCCGGCGGTCCTGCTTGCCATCGCCCTGGCGCAGCTCGGCTCCGTGCTGCACAGCGGTTGGTTGCAATACTGGCCGGCGTTCTTGGCCCTGCCCGCCCTGCTGCTGTTCGTCGCCCTGCGCCAGCCGCGCCTGCTGGCCGTGGTCTGGACCCTGCTGCTGGGCACCTGGGTCTGCATCGTTTCGCTGTACACGACCATGCCCAACCTCGACCTCGGGCGGATCAACGAGCCGGTCAACACCTACGGCGCGCTGTTCCTCTCCCTGGCCAGCCTGGCCTTGCTCCACCTGCTGGCCGCGCTCTGGGCCGTGCGGCACGGTCGTCAACGCGCGTGGTGGGCCTCGGTGCTGGCCATGACGCCGGTGCTGTCCTGCCTGTGTGCGTACCTGGCCGCAAGCGAGGCCACCCGCCCGCTCTACTGGACGCTCCTGTTCGCCGGCGTCGCCGCGGTGCAGATGGCCGTCGCGGTCATCGCCACGAATCGAGCTACCAAGCGGTCATCCGACCGGGACGGCGCGCGCTGGATCGGCATCTGGCACTTCATCGCCGGGCACAGCGGCTATGCGCTGGCGGTCGCGGTGGCCTTCGAGGCCGCCACGCTGACCCTTGCCCTGGCCGCGCAGGTGCTGTCGCTGGCCTGGTTGATCCGCCGCTTCGAGGTTCCGGCGATCGGCTGGCTGTTGAAGCTGGTCGTGGCGGTCGTCGTGGTGCGCCTGACGGTGAATCCCTGGCTCGCCGACTACCCGGACCTGTGGCACTGGCCGCTGTGGACCTACGGCGGCGCGACCCTGTTGTGCTGGGCAGCCAGCCGGCAGTTGATCGACCATTCCAGGCTGCGCGAGTGGACCGAGATCGCCGCCCTGCACCTGTTCGTGCTGACCATCTGGGCCGAGGCACGCTACCTGCTGCACGACGGCCGGATCCTGTTCGCCGAATACAGCTTCGCCGAGGCCACGCTCAACATCGGCCTGGCCGGGGCCCTGAGCCTGGTCTACCACCAGCGCGCCCGAATCAGCGACCGCCTGGCCCGCTGGTACCGCGGCTATTCCCTGGCGCTGCTGGCCATTGCATTGCTCAACTACCTGGGCATCCTGCGCAGCCTGCTGGACAGCGACCGCTGGGCCGTCGACGCCATCGGTGCGGAGCCCGTCTTCAACCTGCTGACGCTTGCGCTGGGCCTGCCCATCGTGCTCGGAGTTCTGTTCGCCCGCTTCTATGAGAGCGCGAAGAAGCCGGCGGCCTTGTTCATTGGAATTGCCGGCTTCGTCTTCGTGTCGTTCCAGGTGCGCCACCTCTGGCAAGGCACCGTCTCACTCCAGACCAGCACGCCGGCCGGCGAGCTGTACACCTACTCCGTGGTCTGGCTGCTGATGGCCGTGGGCGCGATGCTGCTGGCCGGCATGCGACAATGGCCCAGCCTCTATCGCGGCGGCCTGGTCCTGCTCGCGGTCGTGATCCTGAAGATCTTCCTCATCGACCTGTCCGACCTGGACGGCCTGCTTCGCGTGGCCTCGTTCATGGGCCTGGGGCTGGCGCTGGTGGGGATATCGTTCCTGCACCAGCGGATCAAGCCGGGGGCGGGGGCCGCGAATCTATAA